A window of Phragmites australis chromosome 2, lpPhrAust1.1, whole genome shotgun sequence genomic DNA:
ATTGAAATGCTTTTGATATTCTGGGGGAGATTGTCAGTAACCTTCATCATTTTTCTGCACAAAGACAAAAAAACATAAACAATGGTGTGCTCAGATGGTGTCGATGTGAAGAAAAAAACATTAACAGCTACTATTGAACTACTATTGAAAAGAATAAATTGCAATTGAAAATAATGAACTACTACTGTACAAATAAACTAACGAACAAATACTTATTTGTTGAAATACCTAACAACTACATCAAAACTAGTGAGCTACTGAAGTGCTATTGAACGAATACAACTACCAAACACTACTTCGCTGCTAAGCTACCGCGCAACTACTTAGCAATATTTAACGAAGGCCTACCGAACAACTACTTAACAAAAAATGCGAGCTACCGAACAACTATTGATACTACAACTAAACTACCGAACAACAACTACTTAACTACTACTGAACAAACACATTGTACATGGATGGTTTTGAATTGGATAGACACTCCCTCTAAAAAGCCATTTGGTACTATGATTCAACTACTAATATGCGTCAATAGTTCACCTCAGGTGTGCTGCAGATCGTAGAGAAGAATAAAACACGTGTGAATGTGGAGAAAAATGTTGGTCAGGCTTGCCGTGGAACCGCCAAAACTCAGCAACAGAACCCTACAGAACCACAAAATCCATGAATGCCATCCACAAACCAGTGAGAAAAATGAATTGATTCAAAACTGAGTGAGTATGGGATGCTCACCAAGGTTGAGGACCCGTGGTTTCTCCTACACTGCCAGTGGGGATCATCGATTCACTATCGAATCCCCTGGAAAATTCTCACACAAGCGCTCCACCACCGAGCCACATCGCACTCCCTCCACAACCGCAATGCGCTCCCCCACAACCGCGCCACGTCGCGCTCCTCCAACTCCCGCCGCCCTTGCTCCTCTCCCCCAAATTGGAGATTTTTGGGAATATTACTGTTTTTGGGAAAGCAATTGACAGATTGGGTTCGTCAATATTTATAAGCATGCACGGGTTGCGCATTGTTACTGTAGCAATAAGACTGTGGGTGCATAGTGCACCCGGATGCTATAGAAACCGACGGGGAGGCGGTTGAGCCAGACCAATTGATTAGTTTGTTGGCTATTTGGGTTCTAGGTGTAGAACATTCTTTATGGTGTAGTGTagtatacacacatatatatacccccctctctctatatatatactcaGGGCCGGTCTGGAGGGGGTCGAGCGGTGCGACCGCCCCGGGCCTCTAAAATCTAAAGgccctatatgtatatatatactgtgaatatcgtttcaaaaacaaactgaaaaaattagatctaggtgatttatatttaataatagagCACTATTTTTAATCTCGTTCTGAGCCACCGAAATATCAGAACCGGACCTGTATATACTCCATCTCTATATATAGAGGGTACTGCCAATGGAAGATAATGATCACGAGCTCACAATGATTCCTCGATGGAGAAtcgtatatatataatatattagcTGGTTGCCTCCCAGATTAAATAAAATCGTATTGCTGGTTTCCTCAGTAGTTTTTATATCTGTGGAAATTATTAGTTGCATGCGTGTCTGTTTATGTGGTTGATAGCATACACTGTCCTTTCCCTCAGTACCAAAAAGTTCATTGTCTAATCTTGATTGGGTCCACAGAAAATTGATGCTATATATACATAGGCAAGCTTGGAATTTCAAGCATCGTTAAGCGACAACATCAACGCTGCAGATATGTCCATCCATGTTTGGTTGATCATTATTGATAAGGGTGACCAATGTGCCAATGTATATGCAGGAACAGCTCCTTTTGAATTGTGGCTCGTCCAATTTTGCACCGGAATTTGTGCCCCCATTATTTGTGATGAGGTTAATATGGTACTGCATGGCAGAAAACATAGTAAATTACTCCCTTCGATTGCAAATGTAACTTATTTtagatttatatataaaaattaagaaagtaaatcaaataaccttgttgccctttatttattttgtattggaaaagataactcattcatttatgagagtaatagcatttattaaataaaggTAAGACGGAAACCAGAAAGgaaaaaatacatatacatgttcgagaatgacttatatttagagaatagttaaaaaggctaaaacgacctacatttacaaccAAAGGAAGTACGACTATAGCTCACTAATATTTTCGTGTTGTTATACAAAATAAGATAAGATCAAATGGAAATAAAATTGAGAAACACATTTTTAATGCGCAATCGCTACTAGAAGATTACAAAAACATTGCTGCAAAATGTAGAAACACTAGCAGTAACAATACCCACGAACTAAGAAAACACAATGCAAAGGAACTAAATGAACATTTTTCCATGATATTTTACAATGAAAATTTACTTGCAAAATGTAGAAACGTGATCTGTTAACATATACTTAAAATAACATCTTTATTAACTTATTTTGGAAAGAAACTTTAATAAAATTCAATTGCTGAAAATTCCTTAATCAGTCACCTAGGACTATAGCCACAAGTACTAAAACTACCATAGAATGTGAATTGCTATATGTTGATCGAATGATTAGAAGAAGTGGCTAAAAGGCAACAAACTTTCAGCCATTTGAAATCTAAACACTCCCTTAAATGAAatctttttatttgaaaaagttcaaaaaaatgaaaaagagagagcaatAAATattagggatggaaacggatcgaatacgtatggaatcgaattcAGATAGTAtaatttaccacattttaatctgaatgcgaatacggatccggatatctttGAATATGAATACGAATcagatagttcgaatacgaatccgcattcggatatctactcgatcttcgaaattcaggtcggaaatttaaatttttgaaaaaatttgactgaaatttgataaaattcgactgaaatttgttctaatttgattgggccataattttagaaattttgttaaaaattcatgttggaaatttaaatttttgatcaaatttaactgaaatttgatgaaatttgttccaatttgattgggttggaatttcgttcatatctgaaatttctaaaactttagcaaaatttggtttccTAGTTGGcgaatacggatacgaatcggatatatctcgaattcggatatccacatttgaatccgaatctcaaaaacgaattcgaatatatccattttaatatccgtttcagaaacgaatacagATACGAAtattcatattcgtattttaacaaatacaaaattaaataattcAGATTTTCTACCGTCTATTTTCACCCCTAATAAATATGGTGGAAAGCGGTCTTTCCCAACGCCGTGCGTGGTACATATGGGCTCTCGCTGCAATTGGCCTTCCAGAGTTTCCTTCCATTCGCTCCTCCCCTGCGGCAACGCTTTTAGCTCCCAACGCAAGAACGCAACGCCGCCATACCCTTCCTTCCCTCCCCCTGCCGTTGCGGGATCCTCCACCCGTTGCTCCTCTCTCAGTCCAGGGGCGGCGGAGATCCACCCGGGCGAGGACTCGTTCCTTCTTGCGTTGGTGAGCAATCCCTTCTTCGCTTGGATGGGTTCCTTTGTTCTTCGAGTTGGTTTTCGTTCTGAATCAAACCAATATTCTTCATCTCTCCGTTAAGTTAGCTGTTGATTCGTGCCTTGCAGGGTGCTTTACTAATCAATCCATCCGTCGATCCATGATTGGAttaggttcttcttcatcgcGCAAGATCGACATTGTTTGATCTTAGTACCTAATTAAGGTGCGTGTGCGGTTTATTTTCCAAATTTTATTGGGGCCCTAGTGAAGTCCGCCCCTGCCACTGAACAGATGTTCCTGCATTGCAGGATGGTGACCTGAAGAAATACTATCTTCTCATCTGTGTCATATGCCAGTTTCTATTTGGGAAGAGTAGCATTAAGTACTCTAGTtatcctaaaacaaaaaaagtcTCTCAAAtgtttatatgttttttttttgtctactGTTGGCCACAGTATGTAAAATACGAGCAAACAATGAAGATGTATGAATTAGCACTCTGGTAAATTGATTGATAATAACGATTATTGTGGTGGAAGAGTTACGCCGCTCAGTGTTTACATATATGTGGCATAGTTTTACTGCTTTAGAAATAGAGTGAGTGATTGGGAATTGTATTAGAGTGAGGCAGCATTCGCTCAGCAGTAACTGATAGCTCAAATATCTCATTTGGTTGAACCGAGTACAACATTATTCAAGGTTACCGTGGATTAAAATATTAGTCAACTAGATTTTTGGCCCCATTTTGTTGATCAAGAATAGCCCAATGTTTTCTTTCAAAACGATATGAATATATGATTATTGAGGAAAATGTTTGCAGCTTTTCTTAAGATAGCATCTATTTTTTCTTCAGGTCATCTCTTTGTCTGCTTGTTACTTCATGATTGGTCTCATGGAAGACCATGGGTCATGGGATTCTCTTTCAGTTGATCACATTAGAGCTCCTGCATTCAACTCTGGAGTCGTTTCTGAGGCTAGCAATGGAAGCAAAGAATTCTCAGTTTCATTGGACATCGTCGTTCCTGATGATATTCTCGAGAGAATTTTCACATTCTTGCCTATAGCAAGCATGATAAGGGCAACAGCAGTATGCAAAAGATGGTACGACATTATCTATTCAAGCAGATTTCTTTGGACCGACATGTCGCCTCAAAGACCATGGTACTTCATGTTCACCTCTAACGAAACTGCTGCTGGGTATGCTTTTGACCCCATCCTCCGGAAGTGGTATGATTTAGCGCTGCCTTATATTGATAAGAGCAGctgttttgtttcttcttcttgtggCCTAGTTTGCTTCATGGATAATGACAACAGGAACACCATTTCTGTATCTAACCCTATCACTAAAGATTACAAAAGGCTTTTGGAGCCTCCAGGTGTAACATTGCCAGACTACAGTACGATTGCCATAAAGGTTGATCGGCTGTCTCATAACTACACCATTACGTTGGCAAAATCCAAGCAGATTCCTGAAGATTTTGTCCGATGGGACTTTTCGGTATACCAGTATCATTCATGGAGTGGTACATGGGTAACTGCTGTGAGCGAAGTGTTCATTGGTTGGAGAGGGGGTGATGATAGTGTAATATGCGATGGAGTCCTGTACTGCTTGATTCACTCCACTGGTGTTCTTGGCAATGTCAACCCCCGTCATGGCCTTATCATGCATGACCTTGTTGCTGGACCTTCTGAGACTTCGTTAATGCAAATGTCAGTCCCAGTACCTTGTTCTCTCACTTGTGGACGCCTGGTAAACTTAAAAGAGAAGCTGGTTTTGGTTGGCGGAATTGCAAAACACAATAGACCAGATATCATTAAAGGAATAGGAATATGGGAACTCAATGAGAAACAATGGCATGAGGTAGCTCGGATGCCACACAAATTCTTCCAAGGATTTGGTGAATTTGATGATGTTTTCGCCAGCAGCGGCACGGATGACCTTATCTATATACAAAGCTATGGTGCAACTGCCTTGCTTGTTTTTGACATGATGCAGAAGCAATGGAGGTGGTCAGTAAAATGCCCTGTGAGCAAAAGATTTCCTCTCCAGCTTTTCACTGGGTTTTGCTTTGAGCCTCGGCTCGATATCACTGCTTAATGTGTACCATTTTATCTTTTTGTCTTTCAGTGGAATCAGATCAGCTATCATGCTATTATTCATGAAAATCCATGCAAGCTCTGTCTCATTCTTTTGACCATTTTGTTATTTTCCTTTTATGAGTTCTCACTGCTGCCTCCCTCTCATTTGTCCTTCTGGATGCAATTATTTGTTTTTGCCTTCATCAGATGAATCCGTAGAATGCTATATGTGCGGACTTGCGTATCTTTGTGATAATCTTTTACCTGTATTAAACTGTACCCTTCTgttgtttttttgcaaaaaaaaaagagagtatatACATGTACTTTTCTTATATGATTCAGTTCTGCCTTGAACTGCGAGCACAACACCTACACATGCTGCTGTACTTGAGACACTTTAGCATGTTTTAACTTGTTCCCATATAAATGAGTGACAGCTTGCAAACAGCTTACATTTGCAGTGATGTAAATAATTGAACCtgcctttttttgtttttttgagcTCTTCCTGTCCAGTATGTTTTGAATCCACATCCTATCCTATGTGAGCTAATATTTGTTCTTTTTCGGTCTTGAGCGACAACTTCAACTGTGTACATTTTTGGTTTTTGTGTCACTATTCATCCACGCTGGCCCTACATCTTCTGatattgctgctgctgcaaacAGCTTGCACGCTGGTCTCACCAAGCGATCGAAAGTCGTTTCTCTGAACCCTGACCAGTGCCTTACTGATTTTGTAGAATCATCCTGGGCAAAATCCAGGTTTCCCCTTGCGGGAGCTGGTCCATCCATCCTTTAGTGTTTGATTGGTTGAACGAAATTAAATATGATGAGATCATCTTACATGGGATGATATTGGATAGGATGGTTCTGAATAAGTTGGTACAAGTAGtttgtttggttagatgtaTATGATGGTATGCGAATATATTTGGTTGTTTGTATGGAATAAGTTGATTTAGTATaagattttgtttggttggttgaacgAGTTGATTCCGGATAGGCTGCATaggatgataaaaaatatataaaaataaagtattacaaaagaatttacttttttatcatataacttatgttggaaataattttaaaaattagtctatcacataagaaaaatattagtgaatttttttttagatttttgaaaaattatttgaggcataaataattgttagaagttataaaagtaatttttttagggaattttagtttcaattcTACGTAAGCTTTTTATGTTAATCTAACTAAAATGGGTTGTCCATAGAttataaaacatatataaaaaattctaaaatttttagagtaacagaagATCACTGTTTTGATTTTCGGACGACCTTCCAGGGATGGTTCGGTGCAACGTATATAGGGTATATTAACAAATATAGGGTATATTTGGAGAATCTAAATGGACTATATGATATAAGAAACCAAACAGATAATAGCTCATC
This region includes:
- the LOC133908401 gene encoding F-box/kelch-repeat protein At3g61590-like — its product is MIGLMEDHGSWDSLSVDHIRAPAFNSGVVSEASNGSKEFSVSLDIVVPDDILERIFTFLPIASMIRATAVCKRWYDIIYSSRFLWTDMSPQRPWYFMFTSNETAAGYAFDPILRKWYDLALPYIDKSSCFVSSSCGLVCFMDNDNRNTISVSNPITKDYKRLLEPPGVTLPDYSTIAIKVDRLSHNYTITLAKSKQIPEDFVRWDFSVYQYHSWSGTWVTAVSEVFIGWRGGDDSVICDGVLYCLIHSTGVLGNVNPRHGLIMHDLVAGPSETSLMQMSVPVPCSLTCGRLVNLKEKLVLVGGIAKHNRPDIIKGIGIWELNEKQWHEVARMPHKFFQGFGEFDDVFASSGTDDLIYIQSYGATALLVFDMMQKQWRWSVKCPVSKRFPLQLFTGFCFEPRLDITA